The proteins below come from a single Argentina anserina chromosome 1, drPotAnse1.1, whole genome shotgun sequence genomic window:
- the LOC126800475 gene encoding LOW QUALITY PROTEIN: DNA-(apurinic or apyrimidinic site) endonuclease 2 (The sequence of the model RefSeq protein was modified relative to this genomic sequence to represent the inferred CDS: inserted 3 bases in 2 codons; substituted 1 base at 1 genomic stop codon), with protein MEIVTYNVNGLRXHGSLLKLLNSLDADVICFQETKLRRPELTADLVMAEGYESFFSCTRTSERGRAGYSGVATFCRVESAFNSDEVALPVAAEEGFSGLIGEAAAAEGLEEFSKEELLEVEGEGRCVITDHHHFVLFNLYGPRAGGDNTERIEFKLKFYKMLQKRWEALLRHGRRVIVVGDLNIAPTCLDRCEAEPDFEKNQFRKWFRSMLVENGGSFIDVFRAKHPDRRDAYTCWSQSSGAEEFNYGSRIDHILCAGLCCHEERSLENHNFVACHVKECDILIQYKRWKPGNSLRFNNEVTSVGESCAVSMLMKRKVSEQVDGNKESYSETETSLPDQCGTPCSRTTEGSSDSAKEAACNTLVTLSSEPTTPTSGNEIKKKAKGSQLSQLSLRSFFQKSSIPSKSRSANSGLDHLDVPKPQTDNLETNQLPNETSIPENTNSSLXQCELHSSTSVHGGDQDEHIASSSRKEKNNLVLMEWQRLQQVMQNSIPLCKGHREPCVTRIVKKQGPTXGRRFYVCARAEGPASNPEANCNYSKWAASKPRNNKVNKG; from the exons ATGGAGATAGTGACGTACAACGTGAACGGCCTGAG CCACGGATCGCTTCTCAAACTGCTCAACTCCTTGGACGCTGACGTCATTTGCTTCCAGGAGACCAAATTGCGACGGCCGGAATTGACCGCCGATTTGGTGATGGCGGAGGGCTACGAGTCGTTCTTCTCCTGCACCCGGACCTCCGAGCGAGGCCGCGCTGGGTACTCCG GTGTGGCGACGTTTTGCCGGGTGGAGTCGGCGTTTAATAGCGATGAGGTGGCGCTGCCGGTGGCGGCGGAGGAAGGGTTCAGCGGTTTGATTGGagaggcggcggcggcggaagGGCTGGAGGAGTTTTCGAAGGAGGAGCTGCTTGAGGTTGAAGGAGAGGGACGGTGTGTTATTActgatcatcatcattttg TTCTGTTCAATTTGTATGGGCCAAGAGCTGGAGGCGACAATACGGAAAGGATTGAGTTTAAGCTCAAGTTTTATAAGATGTTACAG AAAAGATGGGAGGCTCTCCTGCGTCATGGGAGGAGGGTAATCGTTGTTGGTGATCTGAACATCGCACCCACTTGTTTGGATCGTTGTGAAGCAGAACCGGATTTCGAGAAAAATCA ATTTAGAAAATGGTTTAGATCCATGTTGGTGGAAAATGGAGGCTCTTTCATTGATGTTTTCAGAGCAAAACATCCTGA CAGAAGAGATGCATACACATGCTGGTCGCAAAGTAGTGGAGCTGAAGAATTTAATTATGGCTCTAGAATTGATCACATTCTTTGTGCTGGTTTATGCTGTCACGAAGAGCGATCTCTTGAAAATCATAACTTTGTAGCTTGTCATGTCAAGGAGTGTGACATATTAATACAGTATAAACGGTGGAAACCAGGAAATTCACTGAG gTTTAATAATGAAGTCACTAGTGTTGGGGAA TCTTGTGCAGTATCAATGTTAATGAAGAGAAAAGTATCCGAACAAGTGGACGGAAATAAAGAGAGTTACAGTGAGACAGAGACAAGTTTGCCTGACCAATGTGGCACACCCTGTTCAAGAACAACGGAGGGTTCCAGCGATTCTGCTAAGGAGGCTGCTTGTAATACCTTGGTTACCTTAAGTAGCGAGCCTACCACACCTACGTCAGGAAatgaaatcaagaaaaaagCAAAAGGCAGTCAACTGTCCCAACTCTCATTGAGATCGTTTTTTCAGAAAAGCTCGATCCCTAGCAAGAGCAGAAGTGCAAACAGTGGGCTTGATCACCTTGATGTCCCAAAACCTCAGACAGATAATTTAGAAACTAATCAACTGCCAAATGAAACTTCCATTCCAGAGAATACAAATAGTAGTCTATAGCAGTGTGAATTGCACTCAAGTACATCAGTTCACGGCGGGGATCAAGATGAACACATTGCTAGTTCttcaaggaaagagaagaataaTTTAGTTTTAATGGAGTGGCAAAGATTACAGCAAGTCATGCAGAATAGTATACCACTTTGCAAGGGTCATAGAGAACCTTGTGTTACTCGGATTGTGAAGAAACAAGGTCCTA TTGGTCGCAGATTTTATGTTTGTGCCCGTGCTGAG GGACCTGCATCAAATCCTGAAGCAAATTGCAACTATTCCAAGTGGGCCGCTTCGAAACCTCGAAACAACAAAGTGAACAAAGGATGA
- the LOC126788114 gene encoding transcription factor bHLH121 isoform X2 yields MDQWKGDDFAGVSASLPVGKRAEAETKDPVSARKVQKADREKLRRDRLNEHFMELGNTLDPDRPKNDKATILTDTIQTLNELTSDVNKLKSEYAALNDESRELTAEKNELREEKASLKSDIENLNAQYQQRVRVMFPWGAMDPSVVMAPPYSYPMPVAVPPGSIPMHPSLQPFSYYQTQNPATVPNPCPTFVSYPTPINPAVEQPLPQPQLSSVSRVSSKQDSKSKSSDHRRGNNAERCDESNEVATDLELKMPGSSAHQESSCGTRKGKQSQRKDRYVTDGSSSSRYSSSQVVQESSSNSVGDVPKTPKTNK; encoded by the exons ATGGATCAATGGAAAGGCGATGACTTTGCAGGCGTTTCGGCTTCTCTTCCTGTTGG GAAAAGGGCTGAGGCGGAGACCAAGGACCCGGTTTCTGCTAGGAAGGTTCAGAAAGCTGACCGTGAGAAATTGAGGAGGGATCGGCTCAATGAGCATTTTATGGAGTTGGGAAACACATTAG ATCCAGATAGGCCGAAGAATGACAAGGCCACTATCCTTACAGACACGATTCAGACGCTGAACGAATTAACATCTGATGTGAACAAATTAAAGTCTGAGTATGCCGCACTCAATGATGAATCTCGAGAG CTGACAGCGGAGAAGAATGAGCTGAGAGAAGAGAAGGCGTCTTTGAAATCTGATATTGAAAATCTCAATGCTCAATATCAGCAAAGAGTGAGGGTTATGTTTCCATGGGGAGCTATGGATCCTTCCGTAGTTATGGCCCCACCTTATTCGTATCCGATGCCTGTAGCTGTTCCGCCCGGTTCCATTCCTATGCACCCATCGCTTCAGCCATTTTCTTACTatcaaactcaaaatccaGCAACTGTTCCTAATCCTTGTCCAACTTTTGTGTCATATCCAACTCCTATCAATCCTGCAGTAGAGCAGCCATTGCCCCAACCCCAATTGTCATCCGTTTCGCGTGTTTCAAGTAAACAAGATTCCAAAAGCAAGTCATCTGATCATCGGAGGGGAAACAATGCTGAAAGATGTGATGAGTCCAATGAGGTGGCAACAGACCTTGAACTTAAGATGCCTGGATCTTCAGCACATCAG GAGTCATCTTGTGGGACTAGGAAGGGCAAGCAATCACAAAGGAAAGATAGATATGTTACAGATGGAAGCTCTTCGAGTAGGTATTCTTCATCTCAAGTTGTTCAGGAGAGTTCGTCTAACAGCGTTGGTGATGTCCCAAAGACCCCCAAGACTAACAAATGA
- the LOC126788114 gene encoding transcription factor bHLH121 isoform X1, whose product MDQWKGDDFAGVSASLPVGCDSRKRAEAETKDPVSARKVQKADREKLRRDRLNEHFMELGNTLDPDRPKNDKATILTDTIQTLNELTSDVNKLKSEYAALNDESRELTAEKNELREEKASLKSDIENLNAQYQQRVRVMFPWGAMDPSVVMAPPYSYPMPVAVPPGSIPMHPSLQPFSYYQTQNPATVPNPCPTFVSYPTPINPAVEQPLPQPQLSSVSRVSSKQDSKSKSSDHRRGNNAERCDESNEVATDLELKMPGSSAHQESSCGTRKGKQSQRKDRYVTDGSSSSRYSSSQVVQESSSNSVGDVPKTPKTNK is encoded by the exons ATGGATCAATGGAAAGGCGATGACTTTGCAGGCGTTTCGGCTTCTCTTCCTGTTGGGTGTGATTCCAG GAAAAGGGCTGAGGCGGAGACCAAGGACCCGGTTTCTGCTAGGAAGGTTCAGAAAGCTGACCGTGAGAAATTGAGGAGGGATCGGCTCAATGAGCATTTTATGGAGTTGGGAAACACATTAG ATCCAGATAGGCCGAAGAATGACAAGGCCACTATCCTTACAGACACGATTCAGACGCTGAACGAATTAACATCTGATGTGAACAAATTAAAGTCTGAGTATGCCGCACTCAATGATGAATCTCGAGAG CTGACAGCGGAGAAGAATGAGCTGAGAGAAGAGAAGGCGTCTTTGAAATCTGATATTGAAAATCTCAATGCTCAATATCAGCAAAGAGTGAGGGTTATGTTTCCATGGGGAGCTATGGATCCTTCCGTAGTTATGGCCCCACCTTATTCGTATCCGATGCCTGTAGCTGTTCCGCCCGGTTCCATTCCTATGCACCCATCGCTTCAGCCATTTTCTTACTatcaaactcaaaatccaGCAACTGTTCCTAATCCTTGTCCAACTTTTGTGTCATATCCAACTCCTATCAATCCTGCAGTAGAGCAGCCATTGCCCCAACCCCAATTGTCATCCGTTTCGCGTGTTTCAAGTAAACAAGATTCCAAAAGCAAGTCATCTGATCATCGGAGGGGAAACAATGCTGAAAGATGTGATGAGTCCAATGAGGTGGCAACAGACCTTGAACTTAAGATGCCTGGATCTTCAGCACATCAG GAGTCATCTTGTGGGACTAGGAAGGGCAAGCAATCACAAAGGAAAGATAGATATGTTACAGATGGAAGCTCTTCGAGTAGGTATTCTTCATCTCAAGTTGTTCAGGAGAGTTCGTCTAACAGCGTTGGTGATGTCCCAAAGACCCCCAAGACTAACAAATGA